The Anabrus simplex isolate iqAnaSimp1 chromosome 1, ASM4041472v1, whole genome shotgun sequence genome window below encodes:
- the eIF2Balpha gene encoding translation initiation factor eIF2B subunit alpha: protein MDKKEIAKFFCEILEKEQDVSAGMAAIRTLLHVLKMDKSETVQELDSNLQAAGEAMRNTDYPVTAVVSGCELFLRFITLAKLDTKTFEECKDIMLHRGEVFLKKLMEARGKVAKLASPFIIDGSRILTHSKSRNVLEAMKEAAKAHKRFEVYVTTSCPDSSGIEMCKQLEKANISCTLILDSAIGYVMEQVDLVMVGAEGVVESGGIVNKVGSYTVALCAREMKKPFYVLTESFKFVRLYPLNQQDLPNELKYPAGMLRKDLSKEHPLVDYTPPSYITLLFTDLGILTPSAVSDELIKLYL from the exons AAATAGCCAAGTTCTTTTGTGAAATTCTGGAGAAAGAGCAAGATGTTTCAGCTGGGATGGCAGCTATACGGACTTTACTACATGTTCTGAAGATGGACAAAT CTGAAACAGTCCAGGAATTAGATTCCAATCTGCAGGCTGCTGGTGAAGCAATGAGAAACACAGATTACCCTGTCACTGCCGTGGTCTCAGGCTGCGAACTCTTTTTACGGTTCATTACTCTAGCTAAATTAGACACTAAG acTTTTGAAGAATGCAAGGACATTATGTTGCATCGTGGAGAAGTCTTCCTTAAGAAGCTGATGGAAGCTAGAGGGAAAGTTGCCAAACTTGCGTCGCCCTTTATAATTGATGGTTCT CGGATATTAACGCACTCCAAATCTCGTAATGTTCTGGAAGCAATGAAGGAAGCAGCTAAAGCACATAAACGATTTGAAGTGTATGTCACGACATCCTGCCCTGATAGTAGTGG GATTGAAATGTGCAAACAGCTAGAAAAAGCTAATATTTCTTGCACACTAATTCTCGATTCGGCCATCGGCTATGTGATGGAGCAAGTGGATTTGGTTATGGTGGGAGCTGAAGGTGTCGTAGAAAGTGGTGGTATTGTTAATAAG GTTGGAAGCTATACAGTGGCATTATGTGCTCGAGAAATGAAGAAACCTTTTTATGTCCTAACTGAAAGCTTCAAGTTTGTGAGATTATATCCTCTCAACCAGCAGGATCTGCCAAACGAGTTAAAG TACCCAGCAGGAATGTTGAGGAAAGACCTCAGCAAGGAGCATCCACTCGTGGACTATACGCCACCATCATACATCACTCTCCTCTTCACCGACCTGGGTATTCTCACGCCTTCTGCTGTCAGTGATGAACTCATAAAGCTATATCTGTAA